A region from the Candidatus Tenderia electrophaga genome encodes:
- a CDS encoding ABC transporter permease, with amino-acid sequence MTMITLSWWDVAIAALLVLLLAGLSVWQRLALHKQILIAGVRTVVQLALVGLILELIFADARLLWVVLMAVVMLAVAGYETMARQTRRLGGGWAYGIGTVSLFTSSFTVALFALLVIIGNEPWYQPQYAIPLLGMMLGNTMNGIALSLDRLMSMAWQQRAVIEQRLMLGQHWQEAISELRVEAMRAGMIPTINAMAAVGVVSLPGMMTGQILSGTAPIEAVKYQIMIMFMVAAGAGFGTVVALHLGARRLFDERQRLRLERLHAVK; translated from the coding sequence ATGACCATGATCACTTTGTCGTGGTGGGACGTGGCCATCGCTGCGTTGTTGGTACTGCTGTTGGCCGGACTGTCGGTCTGGCAGCGCTTGGCCTTGCACAAACAGATTCTCATTGCCGGCGTGCGCACCGTTGTGCAACTGGCGCTGGTGGGCTTGATCCTTGAGCTGATCTTCGCCGATGCGCGCTTGCTGTGGGTGGTGCTCATGGCCGTAGTTATGCTTGCTGTGGCCGGTTATGAAACCATGGCGCGGCAAACGCGCCGTCTCGGCGGCGGCTGGGCCTACGGCATCGGCACCGTATCCTTGTTCACCTCATCGTTCACCGTGGCGCTGTTCGCCCTATTGGTGATCATCGGCAACGAACCCTGGTATCAGCCCCAGTACGCCATCCCGCTGCTGGGCATGATGCTGGGCAACACCATGAACGGTATCGCCCTGAGCCTGGACAGGTTGATGAGCATGGCCTGGCAGCAGCGCGCGGTGATCGAGCAACGTCTCATGCTCGGCCAGCATTGGCAGGAGGCCATCAGCGAACTGCGTGTAGAGGCCATGCGCGCCGGGATGATTCCCACCATTAACGCCATGGCGGCGGTGGGCGTGGTGAGTTTGCCGGGTATGATGACCGGGCAGATACTCTCGGGCACTGCGCCCATCGAGGCGGTGAAATATCAGATCATGATCATGTTTATGGTGGCGGCAGGGGCCGGATTCGGCACGGTGGTGGCCTTGCACTTGGGCGCCAGGCGCCTGTTTGACGAGCGCCAGCGCTTGCGCTTGGAGCGCCTGCATGCGGTTAAATAA
- a CDS encoding NnrS family protein → MIDIDDPKQGGRFALFNLGFRPFFLGAAGYAVVSVAVWMVIYLTDWSVQPYGLPASMWHAHEMIFGYAMAVIAGFLLTAVRNWTNIPTLNGTPLLLLCLLWLVGRIVPFLSDVLLIGVVALADCLFTLLLIFALSVPIVKARTWNNLAIISVLALMLLAQLSFYLGVAGVVEGGVYYGLYSGLYLIVALIFIMGRRVIPFFIEKGVGYAVQLTNRRWLDVASLVLFLCFWVSDLLWPNAPVAAALAALLFVLHALRLAGWHTSGIWGKPLLWVLYLAYAWMVLAFALKAAVYIFDFSASLALHAFAYGGIGMMTMGMMARVSLGHTGRNIAAPPPWLAWAFALLFIGALVRVILPLLDPSHYAWWIGLSQGLWLAAFALFFVIYLPILTRPRIDGRVG, encoded by the coding sequence ATGATTGACATCGACGATCCAAAACAAGGTGGACGGTTTGCCCTGTTCAATCTGGGGTTTCGGCCCTTTTTCCTCGGTGCGGCCGGCTATGCCGTGGTATCGGTGGCCGTGTGGATGGTGATCTATCTCACGGACTGGAGCGTTCAACCCTATGGCCTGCCGGCCAGCATGTGGCATGCCCATGAAATGATTTTCGGCTATGCCATGGCCGTGATCGCCGGCTTCCTGCTGACGGCGGTGCGCAACTGGACCAACATCCCGACCCTGAACGGCACGCCACTGCTGTTGTTGTGTCTGCTCTGGTTGGTCGGCCGCATTGTACCGTTCTTGTCTGATGTCTTGCTGATCGGTGTGGTGGCGCTGGCCGATTGCTTATTCACCCTGCTGTTGATCTTCGCGCTGAGCGTGCCCATTGTGAAGGCCAGGACATGGAACAACCTCGCCATTATCTCCGTCCTCGCGCTCATGCTGCTGGCCCAACTGTCGTTTTATCTGGGGGTAGCCGGCGTGGTGGAGGGGGGTGTCTATTACGGTCTCTATTCCGGCCTGTATCTGATTGTGGCGCTGATCTTTATTATGGGGCGCCGGGTGATCCCCTTCTTTATCGAAAAGGGCGTGGGGTATGCGGTACAACTTACCAATCGCCGGTGGTTGGATGTCGCCTCCCTGGTGTTGTTCCTGTGCTTCTGGGTGAGTGATCTGCTCTGGCCCAACGCGCCGGTGGCGGCCGCACTGGCGGCGCTATTGTTCGTCCTGCACGCGCTGCGCTTGGCCGGTTGGCATACGTCGGGCATATGGGGTAAACCGCTGTTGTGGGTGTTGTATCTTGCTTACGCCTGGATGGTGCTGGCCTTTGCACTCAAGGCGGCCGTCTACATTTTTGATTTTTCGGCATCGCTTGCCCTGCATGCCTTTGCCTATGGCGGGATCGGCATGATGACCATGGGGATGATGGCGCGCGTTTCACTGGGACACACCGGCCGCAATATCGCCGCACCGCCCCCCTGGTTGGCCTGGGCTTTTGCGCTGCTGTTTATCGGTGCGCTGGTGCGAGTGATACTGCCCTTGCTCGACCCATCGCACTATGCCTGGTGGATCGGTCTGTCGCAGGGCCTATGGCTGGCGGCGTTTGCCCTCTTTTTCGTTATCTATTTGCCGATTCTGACACGGCCGCGGATAGACGGCCGTGTCGGCTAG
- a CDS encoding endonuclease gives MADWLVYIILCSDGTLYTGITNNIERRMQQHAAQQGAKYFRGRAPKQLVYIENGHDRSSASQREAEIKKLNRGAKLCLLKSDLNRLHTLTLPTQISV, from the coding sequence ATGGCGGATTGGTTGGTCTACATCATTCTCTGCAGCGACGGCACGTTGTACACCGGCATCACCAATAATATCGAGCGCCGCATGCAACAACATGCCGCGCAGCAAGGTGCGAAATATTTTCGCGGGCGCGCGCCTAAACAGCTGGTCTACATTGAAAACGGCCATGACCGCAGCTCGGCCAGTCAACGCGAGGCCGAGATCAAAAAACTAAACCGCGGCGCAAAGCTGTGTCTGCTCAAATCCGATTTGAACCGCCTCCATACGCTGACGCTGCCAACACAAATCTCGGTGTAA
- a CDS encoding phosphomannomutase has translation MSAQSSTTLRIAELMQQSGVKFGTSGARGLSKDMTDQVCYAYTLAFLRYLMASGDIQQGDRVAVAGDYRPSSPRIMAAAILAIRDAGCEPLNCGFIPTPAVALYGIQNRIASLMVTGSHIPDDRNGIKFNTPAGEILKRDEQGISAAEVSIPAGRFDEQGRSLDPCSLPVEDDSAYRAYVQRYLDFFPPACLAGLRIGVYEHSSVARRALGGIFAALGAEVIKLGYSDTFIPVDTEAVRPEDVALAKQWAEEHHFDCLVSADGDGDRPLVSDAGGHWLRGDVAGILTARYLGARAVATPVSSNSALEKSGWFERVERTRIGSPYVIAAMTELARATAPVVGYEANGGFLSATDIRLNGRMLPALPTRDALIVPLAVLMLARQQRLSIAELLQQLPQRYTYSDRLKEFPTELSQTRLAAFDTGDESADKQAIETAFGQFGRVQTIDRTDGLRITFDSDEVVHLRPSGNAPELRCYNEAASPARAAEMNAQCLQIMADWRR, from the coding sequence ATGTCCGCACAATCCAGCACCACCCTCCGCATCGCCGAGCTCATGCAACAAAGCGGTGTCAAATTCGGCACCAGCGGCGCCCGCGGCCTGAGCAAGGACATGACCGACCAAGTCTGTTATGCCTATACACTGGCCTTTCTGCGTTACCTGATGGCAAGCGGCGATATCCAGCAAGGCGACCGCGTCGCCGTCGCCGGCGATTATCGCCCCAGTTCGCCGCGCATCATGGCCGCCGCCATATTGGCTATCCGCGACGCCGGCTGCGAACCGCTCAACTGCGGCTTCATCCCCACGCCCGCTGTCGCCCTCTATGGCATTCAAAACCGCATCGCCAGCCTGATGGTCACCGGCAGCCACATCCCGGACGATCGTAACGGCATCAAGTTCAACACGCCCGCCGGCGAGATTCTCAAACGGGATGAACAGGGCATCAGCGCCGCCGAGGTCAGTATCCCCGCCGGGCGCTTCGACGAGCAGGGCCGCAGCCTCGACCCCTGCTCCCTGCCAGTCGAAGATGACAGCGCCTACCGGGCCTATGTGCAGCGTTATCTGGATTTTTTCCCACCCGCCTGCCTGGCCGGGCTGCGGATCGGCGTCTACGAACACTCCAGCGTCGCCCGCCGGGCCTTGGGCGGCATCTTCGCCGCCCTGGGCGCGGAGGTGATCAAGCTTGGATATTCTGACACCTTCATCCCCGTCGACACCGAGGCGGTACGCCCCGAGGACGTCGCCCTGGCCAAGCAATGGGCCGAGGAACACCATTTCGACTGTCTCGTCTCCGCCGACGGCGACGGCGACCGCCCCCTGGTGAGCGACGCAGGGGGCCACTGGCTGCGCGGCGACGTGGCCGGCATCCTCACCGCGCGCTATCTCGGCGCCCGCGCCGTGGCCACGCCGGTGAGCAGCAACTCCGCGCTGGAAAAGAGCGGCTGGTTCGAGCGCGTCGAGCGCACCCGCATCGGCTCGCCCTATGTGATCGCCGCCATGACCGAACTGGCCCGCGCCACGGCCCCGGTGGTGGGCTATGAGGCCAACGGCGGATTCTTGAGCGCCACGGATATCCGCCTCAACGGTCGCATGCTGCCCGCCCTGCCCACTCGCGACGCGCTGATCGTCCCCCTGGCGGTATTGATGCTGGCGCGACAACAGCGCCTGAGCATCGCCGAGCTGTTACAACAGTTGCCGCAGCGCTACACCTACAGCGATCGCTTGAAGGAATTCCCTACCGAGCTCAGCCAAACCCGCCTCGCCGCCTTCGATACGGGCGACGAGAGTGCCGACAAGCAGGCTATCGAGACGGCCTTCGGCCAATTCGGCCGGGTCCAGACCATCGATCGTACCGACGGCCTGCGCATCACCTTCGACAGCGACGAGGTGGTGCACCTGCGCCCTTCCGGCAACGCCCCGGAACTGCGCTGCTACAACGAAGCGGCGTCGCCGGCGCGCGCCGCCGAGATGAACGCCCAGTGTCTGCAGATCATGGCGGACTGGCGCAGATAA